In Rhineura floridana isolate rRhiFlo1 chromosome 1, rRhiFlo1.hap2, whole genome shotgun sequence, the following proteins share a genomic window:
- the LOC133365089 gene encoding protocadherin beta-16-like isoform X3, translating into MKNIFRNMKGLYLFLLLCLSRTGCISIHYSVPEEKKSGSLVANVLEDLKLGTGELSVRRAQLVSKSTKQYFRLDTHSGNLLINDKIDRAALCGQIAPCLLLSEIVLQSPLKIYSIEMQIEDVNDNAPKFFKNKFDLEIPENVPTNTQFLLESAQDEDLGENSIQSYTLTPNEHFRIDVESNKGRSKYVHLVLEKPLDREKKQYFGLTLTAVDGGEPQKMGTAQINISVLDNNDNFPQFTHSEYKVRLKENSPHNTLVAKMVATDLDFGSNSQITYSFHQIPEKIYNLFHLNDITGEITLFGQLDYERETSYDMSIRATDGGGLSGHCKVLVDVEDMNDNAPDVSIISITSPLPEDSPLETLVALFTVTDRDTGDNGRTVCSVDINLPFVLKPTINNYYQLVIQSSLDREKISEYNITITAIDRGYPRLTSTRIINVQISDVNDNPPVFEKSSFEMPIQENNIPGLLIGSVHAADLDTERNAKLTYSLLPGKVGDGPVASYISVNSATGNLYALRSLDYELIKDFKVTVRATDGGSPPLTSEVIVRFVVTDENDNAPFFLYPLQNSTSPCSELVPKPAEAGYLVTKVVAVDGDSGQNSWLSYELLKATDPGLFSIGAQNGEVRTRRPLNERDTSKQRLMIVVRDNGLPPQTSTAVLNVLPVDGFSEPYMKAVEVSNQEHEEDGTLTLSLVICLAAVSFVFLVCIVLFAVIKIYKKDPRGSFIAAPPHFPPARPDIPENCTDSQSGSLSRSYHYDVCLTGGSLSSEFRFLRPLIPVFSAGDPNIPVNHRMPSCSQDIPDDLESRKSMEQGRASLSEDSAPRSGAPGCTVNQATGANVNSDWLSYQ; encoded by the coding sequence ATGAAGAATATCTTCAGAAACATGAAAGGTCTGTATCTTTTCCTTTTACTCTGTCTGTCAAGAACAGGGTGCATTTCAATTCACTATTCTGTTCCtgaagaaaagaaaagtgggTCTCTGGTGGCTAATGTGCTGGAGGACTTGAAGCTGGGAACAGGGGAGCTCTCTGTTCGCAGAGCCCAACTAGTGTCCAAAAGCACTAAGCAGTATTTCCGCCTTGATACCCACTCTGGGAATCTGTTGATAAATGATAAAATAGACCGAGCGGCTTTGTGTGGCCAGATTGCTCCTTGCTTACTACTGTCTGAAATTGTGCTCCAAAGCCCCTTAAAGATCTACAGTATTGAAATGCAGATTGAAGATGTGAATGATAATGCTCCcaaattctttaaaaataaatttgatctgGAAATTCCTGAGAACGTTCCTACAAATACACAGTTCCTCTTGGAATCTGCCCAAGATGAGGACCTAGGAGAAAACAGTATCCAAAGCTACACACTCACTCCCAATGAGCATTTCCGAATTGATGTGGAAAGCAACAAGGGCAGAAGTAAATATGTGCATCTTGTTCTGGAGAAACCATTGGACAGGGAGAAGAAACAATACTTTGGACTAACACTCACGGCTGTGGATGGAGGAGAACCACAGAAAATGGGCACAGCTCAAATAAACATCAGTGTCCTGGACAATAATGATAACTTTCCCCAGTTTACTCACTCTGAATATAAAGTAAGGTTAAAGGAAAACAGTCCTCACAACACTCTAGTCGCCAAAATGGTTGCCACAGATTTAGATTTTGGTTCAAATTCACAGATCACCTACTCATTCCACCAGATTCCTGAAAAAATATACAATTTGTTTCATTTAAATGATATCACTGGAGAAATCACTCTTTTTGGTCAGCTTGATTATGAAAGAGAAACCAGCTATGACATGAGTATCAGAGCAACAGATGGAGGGGGTCTTTCTGGGCACTGCAAGGTCCTGGTCGACGTTGAGGACATGAATGACAATGCCCCAGATGTGTCAATCATATCCATTACCAGTCCTTTACCAGAGGATTCTCCCTTAGAGACACTTGTTGCCCTCTTCACTGTCACAGACAGAGACACTGGGGACAATGGAAGAACTGTGTGCTCGGTGGACATAAATCTTCCCTTTGTGTTAAAACCTACGATAAATAACTATTACCAGCTTGTGATCCAAAGTTCCCTGGACAGAGAGAAAATCAGTGAATATAATATCACCATCACAGCCATTGACCGAGGCTATCCCAGGCTCACTTCAACACGAATTATTAATGTTCAGATCTCGGATGTCAATGACAATCCTCCAGTATTTGAAAAGTCTTCATTTGAAATGCCGATACAGGAAAATAATATCCCTGGATTGCTAATTGGCTCAGTCCATGCTGCTGATCTGGACACGGAGCGGAATGCCAAACTCACCTACTCACTTTTGCCTGGAAAGGTTGGTGATGGTCCTGTGGCCTCATACATCTCAGTCAACTCTGCAACTGGAAATTTGTATGCCCTCAGATCTCTGGATTATGAGCTGATCAAGGATTTCAAAGTGACAGTGAGGGCTACAGATGGCGGGTCTCCTCCTTTGACCTCAGAAGTTATCGTCCGATTTGTTGTCACAGATGAAAATGATAACGCTCCCTTCTTCCTCTACCCCCTTCAGAACAGTACATCGCCCTGCAGTGAGTTGGTCCCCAAGCCAGCAGAGGCCGGTTACCTGGTGACCAAGGTGGTGGCTGTGGATGGAGATTCTGGTCAGAACTCCTGGCTTTCCTATGAGTTGCTGAAGGCCACAGACCCTGGCCTATTCAGTATAGGAGCCCAGAATGGAGAAGTGAGAACCAGGAGGCCCCTGAATGAGCGAGACACAAGCAAGCAGAGACTCATGATAGTGGTGCGAGACAATGGGCTCCCTCCCCAGACCAGCACTGCAGTGCTCAATGTCCTTCCAGTGGATGGCTTTTCAGAACCTTATATGAAGGCTGTGGAGGTTAGTAACCAAGAACACGAAGAAGATGGAACCTTGACCTTGTCTTTGGTGATCTGCCTGGCTGCAGTCTCCTTTGTGTTCCTAGTTtgcattgttttgtttgctgttatCAAGATCTACAAGAAGGATCCCAGGGGAAGTTTTATCGCCGCACCTCCTCACTTCCCACCTGCCAGGCCTGATATCCCAGAAAACTGCACCGATTCTCAGAGTGGGTCACTTTCCAGGAGTTACCACTATGATGTTTGCTTAACTGGTGGGTCCTTAAGCAGTGAGTTCAGATTTCTCAGGCCCCTCATTCCTGTTTTTTCTGCCGGGGACCCAAACATCCCTGTGAACCACAGGATGCCTTCTTGTTCCCAAGATATTCCTGATGATTTGGAGAGCAGAAAATCAATGGAACAG
- the LOC133375573 gene encoding protocadherin beta-16-like — MEIHLNIRQVLSFLLYLCACVAMCESFRYSVPEEKKSGSLVANVLKDLKVDAKELSARRAQLVSKSSKQYFQLDPHSGDVILKDKIDREALCGQNDPCVILSEIVLENPLQLHRIEVQIEDVNDNSPKFSKSQFLLEISEHIPTNTRFPLEKAQDSDKGENAVQNYTLSPNEHFKLDVQSHSDSSKYVELVLEKPLDREVNPQISLILSAVDGGTPKRTGTAQIIIDVLDANDNVPQFGQSVYKVKLMENSPLDTLIIKVEATDRDFGSYAHITYSFSEVPENELRSFKLNKYTGEIILAGITDYEETSDYEMYIKATDGGGLSAYCKVIVEVEDENDNAPEVIITSITSPLPEDSPPDTVVALFSVIDGDSGHNGRTACTAETNLPFVLKPTENNYYQLVTQQPLDREQASEYNITITATDRGSPRLTSTRIVHVHISDVNDNPPVFETTFYEMQLRENNIPGLLIGSIHAVDLDTEQNAKVTYSLLPGKVSDGPTSSYVSINSETGNLYAIRSLDYEEVKDFHVTVRAQDSGSPPLSSEVIVRVHIVDKNDNAPFILYPLQNSTSPSNDLVPRGAEAGYLVTKVVAVDRDSGQNSWFSYQLLKATEPDLFAVGAQNGEVKTMRPVSSRDAFKQNLIVVVRDNGHPPQSSSVTLRILLVDGFSDPYMKSVDLPKDEAIEEGDPSLTVYLIICLAAISTIFLISVVMFIIMKIQKSKKFIGNYNSAPNCAVGSNSQENCVDSGTGSLSRGYNYEVCLTGRSLNSEFRFLRPLFPVFSLEPPDTQVNPRSSNDSEGVPSHAGECQHMIQVRV, encoded by the coding sequence ATGGAAATACATCTCAACATCAGGCAAGTTTTGTCTTTTCTTTTGTATCTCTGTGCATGTGTAGCTATGTGTGAGTCCTTTCGCTATTCAGTAccagaagaaaagaaaagtgggTCTCTGGTGGCTAATGTGCTGAAAGATCTGAAAGTGGATGCAAAAGAGCTTTCTGCTCGGAGAGCCCAGCTGGTTTCTAAATCTTCCAAGCAGTATTTCCAGCTGGATCCTCATTCTGGGGATGTGATATTAAAGGATAAAATAGATCGAGAGGCTCTGTGTGGTCAGAATGACCCTTGTGTTATACTCTCTGAAATCGTGCTGGAAAATCCATTGCAGCTGCATAGAATCGAAGTTCAGATAGAGGATGTGAATGATAATTCCCCGAAATTCTCTAAAAGTCAATTCCTTCTTGAAATATCTGAGCACATTCCAACAAATACCCGATTCCCTTTGGAGAAAGCTCAGGATTCTGATAAAGGGGAAAATGCTGTTCAGAACTACACACTTAGTCCCAATGAACATTTTAAGCTGGATGTTCAAAGTCATAGTGATAGTAGCAAATATGTAGAATTGGTATTGGAGAAACCATTAGACCGTGAGGTGAATCCACAGATTTCCCTTATTCTATCCGCTGTTGATGGAGGGACCCCAAAGAGAACTGGCACAGCACAAATAATCATTGATGTTCTGGATGCCAATGACAATGTGCCACAGTTTGGCCAATCTGTGTACAAAGTGAAACTAATGGAAAACAGCCCATTGGATACACTGATTATTAAAGTTGAAGCCACTGACAGGGATTTTGGTTCCTATGCCCACATCACATACTCTTTCAGTGAAGTGCCAGAAAATGAACTCAGATCATTCAAGTTAAACAAATACACTGGGGAAATTATTCTTGCAGGAATAACTGATTATGAAGAAACCAGTGATTATGAGATGTACATCAAAGCCACAGATGGAGGGGGGCTTTCTGCTTACTGCAAAGTCATTGTAGAGGTTGAAGATGAGAATGACAATGCCCCAGAGGTGATCATCACATCCATCACCAGTCCCTTACCTGAGGACTCTCCCCCAGACACAGTGGTGGCCCTCTTCAGTGTCATAGACGGGGACTCTGGACACAACGGCAGAACTGCCTGCACTGCTGAGACAAACCTGCCCTTTGTGTTAAAACCCACTGAGAACAATTATTACCAGCTTGTGACGCAACAGCCTCTGGACAGAGAACAAGCCTCCGAGTATAATATCACCATCACAGCCACTGACCGGGGCTCTCCCAGGCTCACTTCAACAAGAATAGTTCATGTTCACATCTCAGATGTCAATGACAACCCTCCAGTTTTTGAAACAACATTCTATGAAATGCAATTAAGAGAAAACAATATTCCAGGTCTCCTGATTGGTTCGATCCATGCTGTTGATCTGGACACAGAGCAGAATGCCAAAGTGACATACTCTCTTTTGCCTGGAAAGGTCAGTGATGGCCCCACATCCTCTTACGTCTCCATCAACTCTGAGACGGGGAACCTGTATGCCATTCGGTCTCTGGATTATGAGGAAGTAAAAGATTTCCATGTGACTGTGAGAGCTCAGGATTCAGGTTCCCCTCCACTGAGCTCAGAGGTGATTGTCCGAGTTCATATCGTGGACAAAAATGACAATGCCCCCTTCATCCTCTACCCTCTTCAGAACAGCACTTCCCCATCAAATGACCTGGTTCCCAGGGGGGCCGAGGCAGGCTACCTGGTCACCAAGGTGGTGGCTGTGGACAGGGATTCCGGCCAGAACTCTTGGTTTTCCTATCAGCTGCTGAAGGCCACAGAACCGGATCTGTTCGCTGTGGGGGCCCAGAATGGAGAAGTGAAAACCATGAGGCCAGTTAGCAGTCGAGACGCCTTCAAGCAGAATCTTATCGTTGTAGTCAGAGATAATGGACATCCTCCCCAGTCCTCCTCGGTAACTCTGAGAATTCTCCTAGTGGACGGCTTCTCTGACCCTTACATGAAAAGTGTGGATCTCCCTAAGGATGAAGCAATAGAGGAGGGAGACCCCAGCCTGACTGTGTATTTGATCATATGCTTGGCTGCCATCTCAACTATTTTTCTCATTTCTGTAGTGATGTTTATTATAATGAAGATTCAGAAAAGCAAAAAGTTCATAGGAAACTATAACTCTGCACCTAATTGTGCTGTGGGATCTAATTCTCAAGAGAACTGTGTGGATTCTGGTACAGGATCACTATCCCGGGGTTACAACTATGAGGTGTGCTTAACTGGCAGGTCCCTAAACAGCGAGTTCAGGTTTCTCAGGCCCCTATTTCCTGTTTTCTCTCTGGAGCCTCCTGACACTCAGGTGAATCCAAGGAGTTCAAATGATTCTGAAGGAGTCCCCAGTCATGCAGGGGAATGCCAACATATGATCCAGGTGAGAGTATAA
- the LOC133365089 gene encoding protocadherin beta-16-like isoform X7 has protein sequence MGDCFKRKQGLYILLFLCVPAALSISIHYSVPEEKKSGSLVANVVKDLKLGTRELSVRRAQLVSKSTKQYFHLDTHSGNLLINDKIDREALCGQIDPCLLLSEIVLQSPLKIYSIEIKIEDINDNTPKFSKNEFELDIPEIVSTNMHFPLESAQDEDLGKNGIQNYTLSSNEHFQLDVKSNEGGSKYVDLVLEKPLDREKEPNFGLTLTAVDGGVPQRTGTVQININVLDINDNSPQFTQSEYKVRLKENSPRDTLVSKVEATDLDSGSNAQITYSFHRVPEKIYNLFHLNEITGEITVLGQIDYEEENSYDINIRATDGGGLAGYCKVLVDVEDVNDNAPDVSIISITSPLPEDSPLETLVALFSVTDRDSGDNGRTVCSVDINLPFVLKPTVNNYYQLVIQSPLDREKITEYNITTIVIDRGSPRLTSTRIINVQISDVNDNPPVFEKSASEIQIQENNIPGLLIGSVHAADLDTERNAKLTYSLLPGKVGDGPVASYISVNSATGNLYALRSLDYELIKDFKVTVRATDGGSPPLTSEVIVRFVVTDENDNAPFFLYPLQNSTSPCNELVPKSAEAGYLVTKVVAVDGDSGQNSWLSYELLKATDPGLFSIGAQNGEVRTRRPLNERDTSKQRLMIVVRDNGLPPQTSTAMLNVLPVDGFSDPYMKAVEVSNQEHEEDGTLTLYLVICLAAVSFVFLVCIVSFVVIKIYKKDPRGNFIAAPPHFPPARPDIPENCTDSQSGSLSRSYHYDVCLTGGSLSSEFRFLRPLIPVFSVGDPNISVNHRMPSGSQDIPEQVGEKEAEEKVKEFLSLPVSHHDIGNAFLLG, from the coding sequence ATGGGAGACTGCTTCAAGAGGAAACAAGGTCTGTACATTTTGCTTTTTCTTTGTGTTCCTGCAGCACTGAGTATTTCAATTCACTATTCTGTGCCtgaagaaaagaaaagtgggTCTTTGGTGGCTAATGTAGTGAAAGACTTGAAGCTGGGAACCAGGGAGCTCTCTGTTCGCAGAGCCCAGCTAGTGTCCAAAAGCACTAAGCAGTATTTCCACCTTGATACCCACTCTGGGAATCTGTTGATAAATGATAAAATAGACCGAGAGGCTTTGTGTGGCCAGATTGATCCTTGCTTATTACTGTCTGAAATTGTGCTCCAAAGCCCCTTAAAGATCTACAGTATTGAAATCAAGATAGAAGACATAAATGACAACACTCCCAAATTCTCTAAAAATGAATTTGAACTGGACATTCCTGAAATAGTTTCTACAAATATGCATTTCCCCTTGGAATCTGCGCAAGATGAGGACCTAGGGAAAAATGGCATCCAAAACTACACCCTCAGTTCCAACGAGCATTTCCAGCTTGATGTTAAAAGCAATGAGGGTGGGAGCAAGTATGTGGATCTTGTTCTTGAGAAACCACTAGACAGAGAGAAGGAGCCAAACTTTGGATTGACTCTCACAGCTGTTGATGGAGGGGTGCCACAGAGAACGGGCACAGTTCAAATAAATATTAATGTTTTGGACATTAATGATAATTCTCCTCAGTTTACTCAGTCTGAATACAAAGTAAGATTGAAGGAAAACAGCCCACGGGACACTCTGGTCTCCAAAGTGGAAGCCACAGATTTGGATTCTGGTTCAAATGCGCAGATTACCTACTCATTCCACCGGGTGCCTGAAAAAATATACAATTTGTTTCATTTAAATGAAATCACTGGAGAAATCACTGTTTTGGGACAAATTGATTATGAAGAAGAAAACAGTTATGACATCAATATCAGAGCAACAGATGGAGGGGGTCTTGCAGGATACTGCAAGGTCCTGGTCGACGTTGAGGACGTGAATGACAATGCCCCAGATGTGTCAATCATATCCATCACCAGCCCTTTACCAGAGGATTCTCCCTTAGAGACACTTGTTGCCCTGTTCAGTGTCACAGACAGAGACTCTGGGGACAATGGAAGAACAGTTTGCTCCGTGGACATAAATCTTCCCTTTGTGTTAAAACCCACAGTGAATAACTATTACCAACTTGTGATCCAAAGTCCCCTGGACAGAGAGAAAATCACGGAGTATAATATCACCACCATAGTTATTGATAGGGGCTCTCCAAGGCTCACTTCAACAAGAATTATTAATGTTCAGATCTCAGATGTCAATGACAACCCTCCAGTATTTGAAAAGTCTGCATCTGAAATACAAATACAGGAAAATAATATCCCCggattgctgattggctcagtcCATGCTGCTGATCTGGACACAGAGCGGAATGCCAAACTCACCTACTCACTTTtgcctgggaaggttggtgatGGCCCTGTGGCCTCATACATCTCAGTCAACTCTGCAACTGGAAATTTGTATGCCCTCAGATCTCTGGATTATGAGCTGATCAAGGATTTCAAAGTGACAGTGAGGGCTACAGATGGCGGGTCTCCTCCTTTGACCTCAGAAGTTATTGTCAGATTTGTTGTCACAGATGAAAATGATAACGCTCCCTTCTTCCTCTACCCCCTTCAGAACAGTACATCTCCCTGCAATGAGCTGGTCCCCAAGTCAGCAGAGGCCGGTTACCTGGTGACCAAGGTGGTGGCTGTGGATGGAGATTCTGGTCAGAACTCCTGGCTTTCCTATGAGTTGCTGAAGGCCACAGACCCTGGCCTATTCAGTATAGGAGCCCAGAATGGAGAAGTGAGAACCAGGAGGCCCCTGAATGAGCGAGACACAAGCAAGCAGAGACTCATGATAGTGGTGCGAGACAATGGGCTCCCTCCCCAGACCAGCACTGCAATGCTCAATGTCCTTCCAGTGGATGGCTTTTCAGATCCTTACATGAAGGCTGTGGAGGTTAGTAACCAAGAACATGAAGAAGATGGAACCTTGACCTTGTATCTGGTGATCTGCCTGGCTGCAGTCTCCTTTGTGTTCCTAGTTTGCATTGTTTCATTTGTTGTTATCAAGATCTACAAGAAGGATCCCAGGGGAAATTTTATCGCCGCACCTCCTCACTTCCCACCTGCCAGGCCTGATATTCCAGAAAACTGCACCGATTCTCAGAGTGGGTCACTTTCCAGGAGTTACCACTATGATGTTTGCTTAACTGGTGGGTCCTTAAGCAGTGAGTTCAGATTTCTCAGGCCCCTCATTCCTGTTTTTTCTGTCGGGGACCCAAACATCTCTGTGAACCACAGGATGCcttctggttcccaagatattcCTGAGCAGGTGGGAGAAAAAGAAGCAGAGGAAAAGGTGAAAGAGTTTCTCAGTTTACCAGTGAGTCACCATGACATTGGGAATGCTTTTTTGCTTG
- the LOC133365089 gene encoding protocadherin beta-16-like isoform X4 produces MGDCFKRKQGLYILLFLCVPAALSISIHYSVPEEKKSGSLVANVVKDLKLGTRELSVRRAQLVSKSTKQYFHLDTHSGNLLINDKIDREALCGQIDPCLLLSEIVLQSPLKIYSIEIKIEDINDNTPKFSKNEFELDIPEIVSTNMHFPLESAQDEDLGKNGIQNYTLSSNEHFQLDVKSNEGGSKYVDLVLEKPLDREKEPNFGLTLTAVDGGVPQRTGTVQININVLDINDNSPQFTQSEYKVRLKENSPRDTLVSKVEATDLDSGSNAQITYSFHRVPEKIYNLFHLNEITGEITVLGQIDYEEENSYDINIRATDGGGLAGYCKVLVDVEDVNDNAPDVSIISITSPLPEDSPLETLVALFSVTDRDSGDNGRTVCSVDINLPFVLKPTVNNYYQLVIQSPLDREKITEYNITTIVIDRGSPRLTSTRIINVQISDVNDNPPVFEKSASEIQIQENNIPGLLIGSVHAADLDTERNAKLTYSLLPGKVGDGPVASYISVNSATGNLYALRSLDYELIKDFKVTVRATDGGSPPLTSEVIVRFVVTDENDNAPFFLYPLQNSTSPCNELVPKSAEAGYLVTKVVAVDGDSGQNSWLSYELLKATDPGLFSIGAQNGEVRTRRPLNERDTSKQRLMIVVRDNGLPPQTSTAMLNVLPVDGFSDPYMKAVEVSNQEHEEDGTLTLYLVICLAAVSFVFLVCIVSFVVIKIYKKDPRGNFIAAPPHFPPARPDIPENCTDSQSGSLSRSYHYDVCLTGGSLSSEFRFLRPLIPVFSVGDPNISVNHRMPSGSQDIPEQVGEKEAEEKGRASLSEDSAPRSGAPGCTVNQATGANVNSDWLSYQ; encoded by the coding sequence ATGGGAGACTGCTTCAAGAGGAAACAAGGTCTGTACATTTTGCTTTTTCTTTGTGTTCCTGCAGCACTGAGTATTTCAATTCACTATTCTGTGCCtgaagaaaagaaaagtgggTCTTTGGTGGCTAATGTAGTGAAAGACTTGAAGCTGGGAACCAGGGAGCTCTCTGTTCGCAGAGCCCAGCTAGTGTCCAAAAGCACTAAGCAGTATTTCCACCTTGATACCCACTCTGGGAATCTGTTGATAAATGATAAAATAGACCGAGAGGCTTTGTGTGGCCAGATTGATCCTTGCTTATTACTGTCTGAAATTGTGCTCCAAAGCCCCTTAAAGATCTACAGTATTGAAATCAAGATAGAAGACATAAATGACAACACTCCCAAATTCTCTAAAAATGAATTTGAACTGGACATTCCTGAAATAGTTTCTACAAATATGCATTTCCCCTTGGAATCTGCGCAAGATGAGGACCTAGGGAAAAATGGCATCCAAAACTACACCCTCAGTTCCAACGAGCATTTCCAGCTTGATGTTAAAAGCAATGAGGGTGGGAGCAAGTATGTGGATCTTGTTCTTGAGAAACCACTAGACAGAGAGAAGGAGCCAAACTTTGGATTGACTCTCACAGCTGTTGATGGAGGGGTGCCACAGAGAACGGGCACAGTTCAAATAAATATTAATGTTTTGGACATTAATGATAATTCTCCTCAGTTTACTCAGTCTGAATACAAAGTAAGATTGAAGGAAAACAGCCCACGGGACACTCTGGTCTCCAAAGTGGAAGCCACAGATTTGGATTCTGGTTCAAATGCGCAGATTACCTACTCATTCCACCGGGTGCCTGAAAAAATATACAATTTGTTTCATTTAAATGAAATCACTGGAGAAATCACTGTTTTGGGACAAATTGATTATGAAGAAGAAAACAGTTATGACATCAATATCAGAGCAACAGATGGAGGGGGTCTTGCAGGATACTGCAAGGTCCTGGTCGACGTTGAGGACGTGAATGACAATGCCCCAGATGTGTCAATCATATCCATCACCAGCCCTTTACCAGAGGATTCTCCCTTAGAGACACTTGTTGCCCTGTTCAGTGTCACAGACAGAGACTCTGGGGACAATGGAAGAACAGTTTGCTCCGTGGACATAAATCTTCCCTTTGTGTTAAAACCCACAGTGAATAACTATTACCAACTTGTGATCCAAAGTCCCCTGGACAGAGAGAAAATCACGGAGTATAATATCACCACCATAGTTATTGATAGGGGCTCTCCAAGGCTCACTTCAACAAGAATTATTAATGTTCAGATCTCAGATGTCAATGACAACCCTCCAGTATTTGAAAAGTCTGCATCTGAAATACAAATACAGGAAAATAATATCCCCggattgctgattggctcagtcCATGCTGCTGATCTGGACACAGAGCGGAATGCCAAACTCACCTACTCACTTTtgcctgggaaggttggtgatGGCCCTGTGGCCTCATACATCTCAGTCAACTCTGCAACTGGAAATTTGTATGCCCTCAGATCTCTGGATTATGAGCTGATCAAGGATTTCAAAGTGACAGTGAGGGCTACAGATGGCGGGTCTCCTCCTTTGACCTCAGAAGTTATTGTCAGATTTGTTGTCACAGATGAAAATGATAACGCTCCCTTCTTCCTCTACCCCCTTCAGAACAGTACATCTCCCTGCAATGAGCTGGTCCCCAAGTCAGCAGAGGCCGGTTACCTGGTGACCAAGGTGGTGGCTGTGGATGGAGATTCTGGTCAGAACTCCTGGCTTTCCTATGAGTTGCTGAAGGCCACAGACCCTGGCCTATTCAGTATAGGAGCCCAGAATGGAGAAGTGAGAACCAGGAGGCCCCTGAATGAGCGAGACACAAGCAAGCAGAGACTCATGATAGTGGTGCGAGACAATGGGCTCCCTCCCCAGACCAGCACTGCAATGCTCAATGTCCTTCCAGTGGATGGCTTTTCAGATCCTTACATGAAGGCTGTGGAGGTTAGTAACCAAGAACATGAAGAAGATGGAACCTTGACCTTGTATCTGGTGATCTGCCTGGCTGCAGTCTCCTTTGTGTTCCTAGTTTGCATTGTTTCATTTGTTGTTATCAAGATCTACAAGAAGGATCCCAGGGGAAATTTTATCGCCGCACCTCCTCACTTCCCACCTGCCAGGCCTGATATTCCAGAAAACTGCACCGATTCTCAGAGTGGGTCACTTTCCAGGAGTTACCACTATGATGTTTGCTTAACTGGTGGGTCCTTAAGCAGTGAGTTCAGATTTCTCAGGCCCCTCATTCCTGTTTTTTCTGTCGGGGACCCAAACATCTCTGTGAACCACAGGATGCcttctggttcccaagatattcCTGAGCAGGTGGGAGAAAAAGAAGCAGAGGAAAAG